From the Gavia stellata isolate bGavSte3 chromosome 22, bGavSte3.hap2, whole genome shotgun sequence genome, one window contains:
- the KCTD2 gene encoding BTB/POZ domain-containing protein KCTD2: protein MAELAAAAEGPPRGRTPSPGPGGAPGPPSPRAAGAAAGSGGALSPPGAARPPAASKWVRLNVGGTYFVSTRQTLCREPKSFLCRLCCQDGPELGSDKDETGAYLIDRDPTYFGPILNYLRHGKLIINKELAEEGVLEEAEFYNIASLVRLVKERIRDNENRTSQGPVKHVYRVLQCQEEELTQMVSTMSDGWKFEQLISIGSSYNYGNEDQAEFLCVVSRELNNSTNGIVKEPSEKAKILQERGSRM, encoded by the exons ATGGCCGAGCTGGCGGCGGCAGCGGAGGGACCGCCGCGGGGCCGCACGCCCAGTCCGGGCCCCGggggggcgccggggccgcccAGCCCCCGTGcggccggagcggcggcgggcTCCGGCGGGGCGCTGtccccgcccggcgcggcccgaCCGCCCGCCGCCTCCAAGTGGGTGCGCCTGAACGTGGGCGGCACGTACTTCGTGAGCACCCGGCAGACGCTGTGCCGGGAGCCTAAGTCCTTCCTGTGCCGCCTCTGCTGCCAGGACGGGCCCGAGCTCGGCTCCGACAAG GATGAGACAGGGGCATATCTCATCGACAGAGACCCCACATATTTTGGTCCAATACTGAACTACCTCCGACACGGGAAGCTCATCATAAACAAGGAGCTTGCAGAAGAAg GGGTACTGGAAGAAGCCGAGTTTTACAATATCGCATCTCTTGTGCGGCTGGTGAAGGAGCGGATACGGGATAATGAGAACAGAACCTCTCAA GGACCTGTGAAGCATGTGTACAGAGTCCTGCAGTGCCAAGAGGAAGAGCTCACACAGATGGTGTCCACTATGTCCGACGGGTGGAAATTTGAACAG CTAATCAGCATTGGATCTTCCTATAACTACGGAAATGAAGACCAGGCAGAATTCCTCTGTGTTGTGTCCAGGGAGCTCAACAATTCTACCAATGGCATTGTCAAGGAGCCCAGCGAGAAGGCAAAG ATTCTTCAAGAGCGAGGATCACGGATGTAA